Proteins encoded together in one Streptomyces umbrinus window:
- a CDS encoding very short patch repair endonuclease, producing the protein MQAIRSRDTTPERMIRRLVHAQGLRYRVAAKPLPDLRRTADMVFRPVKIAVFIDGCYWHGCPEHYVPPKTNPGYWSDKVARNMARDRDTDQRLAEAGWTVLRFWEHQPSAECAEQIATEVKHRRNSVAERNS; encoded by the coding sequence ATGCAGGCCATCCGCAGCCGGGACACCACTCCGGAGCGCATGATCCGTCGGCTCGTTCACGCTCAAGGACTTCGCTACCGTGTCGCAGCCAAGCCTCTTCCTGATCTTCGCCGGACGGCCGACATGGTCTTCCGTCCGGTGAAGATCGCGGTCTTCATTGATGGCTGCTACTGGCATGGCTGCCCAGAACACTATGTACCGCCGAAAACCAACCCGGGCTATTGGTCGGACAAAGTGGCCCGAAACATGGCCCGCGACCGGGATACCGACCAGCGCCTGGCCGAGGCCGGCTGGACGGTGCTCCGGTTCTGGGAACATCAGCCATCAGCAGAGTGCGCGGAGCAGATCGCGACCGAGGTCAAGCACCGCCGCAACTCTGTTGCGGAGAGGAACAGCTGA
- a CDS encoding ATP-binding protein yields the protein MTGYEVTAPRLRCVLPFEAEPAEVRLLRRAASAQLNLWGMREAAEEAELLVTELATNVIKHVGEGASATLILELQSERLRVEVHDKSHVVPSLGSAGCDEECGRGLHLLAALAADWGTVLSAAGKAVWCEVTLDYGPACRRVERAVGALESYQEACGGAVLHGGRRDTGLEESAVELIADLLHWTAARGCDPDGILERAQMHYEAEADAA from the coding sequence ATGACCGGCTACGAAGTCACCGCACCCCGACTCCGCTGTGTTCTCCCCTTTGAGGCAGAGCCGGCGGAGGTGCGTTTGCTTCGGAGGGCTGCCTCGGCACAGCTCAACCTGTGGGGAATGCGTGAGGCTGCCGAGGAAGCAGAGCTGCTTGTTACTGAGTTGGCGACGAACGTCATCAAGCATGTAGGGGAAGGTGCTTCGGCGACCTTGATCCTTGAACTGCAGAGCGAGCGACTCCGTGTCGAAGTCCACGACAAGAGCCACGTGGTCCCGTCCCTCGGGTCTGCAGGCTGTGATGAGGAATGCGGTCGCGGCCTGCACTTGCTCGCGGCCTTGGCCGCGGACTGGGGAACGGTCCTGTCGGCGGCGGGCAAAGCGGTCTGGTGCGAGGTAACGCTTGACTATGGCCCTGCCTGCCGCCGTGTCGAGCGCGCTGTCGGCGCCCTCGAGAGTTATCAGGAAGCCTGCGGAGGTGCCGTCCTTCACGGTGGCAGAAGAGATACCGGGCTTGAGGAGTCGGCGGTGGAGCTGATCGCCGATCTGCTCCACTGGACTGCTGCCCGGGGATGTGATCCAGACGGCATCCTCGAACGGGCCCAGATGCACTACGAAGCCGAGGCGGACGCGGCCTAG
- a CDS encoding NaeI family type II restriction endonuclease, whose protein sequence is MEDSLFGRDIAAALKVANPPSRLDPDPNLLEVQNWLRMQPNLEARFGQVLRQSIDEVLDGQRTGRFNIKDLEKTEKTYLGTKVEIITRAEFNLDRGKKMDFSIFSHDVDSKFTSGDNWTIPREADGHICLLIRANDLKASYQIGLLRIHDTLLNVGKNRDGKRTPSVAGRSAIQWIIPEGRLPENILLTLSDTDRNAIFKTGASGQARTNELFRRVQDRLVNRNTVLTVARQDDSLKRVRDARHHLRNEGIMILGHQKQHPHIARALGLQVPEKGSWIAIRVACADDLEPTRKSTQISGQEYTVWEEGDSPVPAPAEY, encoded by the coding sequence TTGGAAGATTCTCTTTTCGGACGCGATATTGCGGCAGCGTTGAAGGTTGCAAACCCGCCATCCCGCCTCGACCCTGACCCGAATTTACTTGAGGTTCAAAACTGGCTCAGGATGCAACCGAACCTCGAAGCCCGATTCGGCCAGGTGCTACGTCAGTCGATCGATGAAGTTCTCGACGGACAGCGAACAGGTCGCTTCAACATTAAAGATCTCGAAAAAACAGAAAAAACTTACCTGGGAACAAAAGTCGAGATCATCACCCGCGCCGAATTCAACCTCGACCGCGGAAAGAAGATGGATTTCTCCATTTTCAGCCACGACGTGGACTCGAAATTCACAAGCGGCGACAACTGGACAATTCCACGCGAAGCCGACGGGCACATCTGTCTACTGATCAGGGCGAATGACCTCAAGGCGAGCTATCAGATCGGGCTGCTCCGAATCCATGACACCCTCTTGAACGTGGGAAAGAACAGGGACGGCAAGCGCACACCGTCAGTCGCCGGGCGGAGCGCCATACAGTGGATTATCCCTGAGGGAAGACTCCCTGAGAACATTCTGCTGACCCTCTCGGACACAGACAGGAACGCAATCTTTAAGACTGGGGCCAGCGGACAGGCGCGCACCAATGAACTATTTCGCCGCGTACAAGATCGCCTGGTAAACCGTAATACTGTCCTCACGGTGGCCCGCCAGGACGACAGTCTGAAGCGAGTACGTGACGCCCGTCATCATCTCCGTAACGAGGGAATCATGATCCTCGGCCATCAGAAACAGCATCCTCACATTGCTCGCGCACTGGGCCTTCAAGTACCCGAAAAAGGATCGTGGATCGCGATTCGCGTTGCCTGCGCAGACGACCTTGAGCCGACCAGAAAATCCACGCAAATCTCCGGCCAGGAATATACAGTCTGGGAAGAGGGGGATTCTCCCGTCCCGGCCCCTGCCGAATACTGA
- a CDS encoding HNH endonuclease, with amino-acid sequence MKSPAWTEDELVLAGALVVKNGWRELRTGDQEVQELSELLRSLPIHSPEARALPEFRSLDSVSRKTTDFATNYGSYSGKPTRCGEPTLQMIKAFTEREPEMLQAAQAIEEGIGSGELHLLPRQPDEVDDDEGFTAIEGRLLVRRALARERDPKLRKQKIRQLSRDGRPLTCEVCDFNFARIYGDLGEGYIEVHHVTPLYLSGLRRTKLEDLACVCSNCHRMCHRSRPGESWRTPGALRDEIRKSAQNSAH; translated from the coding sequence ATGAAGAGCCCTGCGTGGACTGAAGACGAACTCGTGCTGGCTGGAGCGCTCGTCGTGAAGAACGGCTGGCGTGAGCTGAGGACCGGCGACCAGGAGGTGCAAGAACTGTCCGAGCTGCTGCGCTCGCTGCCGATTCACAGCCCGGAAGCCAGGGCCCTGCCTGAATTCCGCTCCCTGGACAGCGTCAGCCGGAAGACCACGGACTTCGCCACGAACTACGGCTCCTACTCCGGCAAGCCCACCCGCTGCGGCGAGCCCACTCTCCAGATGATCAAGGCGTTCACTGAGCGCGAGCCCGAAATGCTCCAAGCCGCCCAGGCCATCGAAGAGGGCATCGGATCCGGCGAGTTGCATCTCCTGCCCCGGCAGCCCGACGAGGTCGACGACGACGAGGGGTTCACGGCCATCGAGGGACGGCTCCTCGTCCGCCGGGCGCTCGCCCGCGAGCGGGACCCGAAGCTTCGTAAGCAGAAAATCCGGCAGCTTAGTCGTGACGGGCGCCCCCTGACGTGCGAGGTCTGCGACTTCAACTTCGCCCGCATCTACGGAGACCTCGGCGAGGGCTACATCGAAGTGCACCACGTCACTCCCCTCTACCTCTCCGGTCTCCGGAGGACCAAGCTTGAGGATCTCGCATGCGTGTGCTCCAACTGTCACCGCATGTGCCACAGGAGCCGTCCCGGTGAATCCTGGCGTACTCCGGGCGCCCTTCGGGATGAGATACGGAAGTCCGCACAGAACAGCGCCCACTAG
- a CDS encoding DNA cytosine methyltransferase, giving the protein MTRMNEVEYTSVEICAGAGGQAIGLHQAGFRHLALVEIDSHAVKTLAENIRIDREWSWERAHCDVLSVDVKEFSPARDLKKSGELLGRHELDLLAGGVPCPPFSHAGKQLGKDDERDLFPRMLQLVQELKPRAVMIENVRGIMDPKFSDYRDWIVAQLQGGTYRGEDGQQTRTKGLGYTVCKWGILEASDFGVPQLRPRAILVAFRNDVIKDVKYEWPTPTHEEPVSVADRLEESMLERYERYFNGVHEARARKAYGRWLTQARKRDAELKGKGGGIAPTLVGGSKKHGGADLGPSRAKAAWKQLGVCGLGVANDAETCAEKGTEDRDLFGEGGPMLTVEQAAIIQGFPRKWQFQGGKTAQYRQVGNAFPPPVAKAVGESIIDVLKAARERDRKKR; this is encoded by the coding sequence ATGACCCGCATGAACGAAGTCGAATACACCTCGGTGGAGATCTGTGCTGGAGCAGGAGGGCAGGCCATCGGCCTGCATCAGGCCGGTTTTCGGCACCTCGCGCTCGTAGAGATCGACTCTCATGCGGTGAAGACGCTCGCTGAGAACATCAGGATCGATAGGGAGTGGAGCTGGGAGAGGGCGCACTGTGACGTTCTGTCAGTGGACGTCAAGGAGTTCTCTCCGGCCAGGGACCTCAAGAAGAGCGGCGAGCTGCTGGGGAGGCATGAACTGGACCTCCTGGCGGGAGGCGTCCCGTGCCCGCCGTTCTCGCACGCCGGCAAGCAACTAGGCAAGGACGACGAGCGCGATCTCTTCCCACGAATGCTGCAGCTCGTCCAGGAGCTGAAGCCGCGTGCCGTGATGATCGAGAACGTGCGCGGGATCATGGATCCGAAGTTCTCCGACTACCGCGACTGGATCGTGGCTCAGCTCCAGGGCGGCACTTATCGAGGCGAGGACGGTCAGCAAACTCGCACAAAAGGCCTTGGCTACACCGTCTGCAAGTGGGGGATCCTGGAGGCCAGCGACTTCGGAGTCCCGCAGCTTCGTCCGCGGGCGATCCTCGTAGCCTTCCGTAATGACGTCATCAAGGACGTGAAGTACGAGTGGCCGACGCCGACACATGAGGAGCCGGTCAGCGTCGCGGACCGGCTTGAGGAATCCATGCTGGAGCGGTACGAGCGGTACTTCAACGGGGTTCATGAAGCTCGGGCCCGCAAAGCCTATGGCCGCTGGCTCACTCAGGCGCGGAAGCGGGATGCCGAGCTCAAGGGCAAAGGCGGCGGTATTGCACCGACGCTGGTCGGGGGGTCCAAGAAGCACGGTGGAGCTGATCTCGGCCCCAGCCGCGCTAAGGCTGCATGGAAGCAGCTCGGTGTCTGTGGGCTTGGGGTTGCCAATGACGCTGAGACCTGCGCAGAGAAGGGCACTGAGGATCGGGATCTCTTCGGGGAGGGCGGCCCGATGCTGACGGTGGAGCAGGCCGCGATCATCCAGGGGTTCCCACGCAAGTGGCAGTTCCAAGGCGGCAAGACGGCGCAGTACCGGCAGGTTGGCAATGCCTTCCCGCCACCAGTGGCCAAAGCGGTCGGAGAGTCGATCATCGACGTCTTGAAGGCTGCGCGTGAGCGTGACCGTAAGAAGCGCTGA
- a CDS encoding ABC transporter substrate-binding protein: MSGGQSEGRAGVHAGVRALRPGDPSSVGGHRLLGRLGAGGMGVVYLARSTGGALVALKVIRAEYAADHGFRARFRREAEAASGLTGRWLVPVTAAEPEAREPWLTAAFVPGPSLAEAVTLHGPLPERTVRALGARLAEALTEVHAAGLVHRDVKPGNVLLALDGPRLIDFGIARSTGATALTASDVVIGSPGYLSPEQARAQGGDIGPPSDVFSLGCVLAYAATGRRPFGTGTAAAVIFRTVHEEPDLDAVPWTLVPLLTACLAKAPEARPTAQEVRDALADEDGPESGPEGGRESRREGGPESGPVSGPVSGREDDWLPPALPRLIAERSSAVLALPDPAPAPGPVTLVQPPERPALSRRRLLTLGSAAGVVLTGGGLAAWAASRPEAGGDGSTRSGPLPRYVIGLHADLSGPDRAIGRAQERGARLAVADFNSGSRDGRAFDLALKVLDDAGQAKRAEEMAGKFVADHDVYAVIGPTGSTAAGTAVSRYEKGLLPIVTVSSGGDDEYSLSTTRAYFRLRPDENTLSTPFIHYLTNVEKSRRTALVDDRAANRTSWQIVRTLTTYPPSKGTTTTHVVPADSEDFDTVAAAVLASDAQAVVYAGSSPHRAARCARALEQAGFRGTRMAPEPVLQTAFLKEAGRAAEGWVMVTTYVDPAELPAAAHFVKTYRKRFGVRTVERFAVEAYDALLFVAQGMRELGSVEPERGAMVRRLRQTTHKGLAKAIEFDPVTKEFRWVNGLFLHRVRNGTPDFLGRYDRVKEA; encoded by the coding sequence GTGAGCGGGGGGCAGTCGGAGGGGCGCGCGGGAGTGCACGCGGGAGTACGCGCGCTCAGGCCGGGCGACCCGTCGTCCGTCGGCGGACACCGGCTGCTGGGCCGGCTCGGCGCGGGCGGCATGGGCGTGGTCTACCTGGCCCGCTCGACGGGCGGGGCGCTGGTCGCGCTGAAAGTGATCCGCGCCGAGTACGCGGCCGACCACGGTTTCCGGGCCCGTTTCCGGCGCGAGGCCGAGGCGGCGAGCGGGCTCACCGGACGGTGGCTGGTACCGGTCACCGCTGCGGAGCCGGAGGCCCGCGAACCCTGGCTGACGGCCGCCTTCGTACCGGGCCCGTCGCTGGCCGAGGCCGTCACGCTGCACGGGCCGCTGCCGGAACGTACGGTACGAGCCCTGGGCGCCCGGCTGGCCGAAGCGCTCACCGAGGTGCACGCCGCGGGCCTGGTGCACAGGGACGTCAAGCCGGGCAACGTCCTGCTCGCCCTGGACGGGCCCCGGTTGATCGATTTCGGCATCGCGCGGTCCACCGGTGCCACCGCGCTGACCGCGAGCGACGTGGTGATCGGCTCGCCCGGCTATCTCTCGCCCGAACAGGCGCGGGCGCAGGGCGGAGACATCGGCCCGCCGAGCGACGTCTTCTCGCTGGGCTGCGTCCTGGCGTACGCGGCGACCGGCCGCCGCCCGTTCGGTACCGGCACCGCGGCCGCCGTCATCTTCCGTACGGTCCACGAGGAACCGGACCTGGACGCCGTGCCGTGGACCCTGGTCCCACTGCTGACCGCCTGCCTCGCCAAGGCCCCGGAAGCCAGGCCCACCGCGCAGGAGGTACGAGACGCCCTGGCCGATGAGGACGGACCGGAGAGCGGGCCGGAGGGCGGACGGGAGAGCAGGCGGGAGGGCGGGCCGGAGAGCGGGCCAGTGAGTGGGCCAGTGAGTGGGCGGGAGGACGACTGGCTGCCGCCCGCGCTGCCCCGGCTGATCGCGGAACGCTCGTCCGCCGTCCTGGCCCTGCCCGACCCCGCCCCCGCCCCCGGGCCCGTCACGCTCGTGCAGCCGCCGGAGCGGCCCGCCCTCTCCCGGCGCCGCCTGCTGACGCTGGGTTCGGCGGCCGGAGTGGTCCTGACCGGCGGAGGACTGGCGGCCTGGGCCGCCTCCAGGCCCGAGGCCGGCGGCGACGGCTCGACGCGCTCCGGACCGCTGCCCCGGTACGTCATCGGGCTGCACGCGGACCTGTCGGGACCGGACAGGGCGATCGGCCGGGCGCAGGAGCGGGGCGCGCGGCTCGCCGTGGCGGACTTCAACTCCGGCTCCCGTGACGGCCGCGCCTTCGACCTGGCGCTGAAGGTCCTCGACGACGCCGGGCAGGCGAAGCGCGCCGAGGAGATGGCCGGAAAATTCGTCGCGGACCACGACGTGTACGCCGTCATCGGCCCGACCGGCAGCACCGCGGCCGGGACCGCCGTGTCCCGCTACGAGAAGGGCCTGCTGCCCATCGTGACCGTCTCCTCCGGCGGCGACGACGAGTACTCCCTGTCGACCACCCGCGCGTACTTCCGGCTCAGGCCCGACGAGAACACCCTGTCGACACCCTTCATCCACTACCTCACCAACGTCGAGAAGAGCCGGAGGACCGCCCTCGTGGACGACAGGGCGGCGAACCGGACCAGTTGGCAGATCGTCAGAACCCTGACCACGTACCCGCCCTCCAAAGGCACGACCACGACCCATGTCGTCCCCGCGGACAGCGAGGACTTCGACACGGTCGCCGCCGCCGTGCTCGCCTCCGACGCGCAGGCCGTCGTGTACGCCGGCTCCTCACCGCACCGGGCCGCCCGCTGCGCCCGCGCGCTGGAACAGGCCGGATTCCGGGGCACGCGTATGGCCCCGGAACCCGTCCTGCAGACCGCGTTCCTCAAGGAGGCGGGCCGGGCAGCCGAAGGCTGGGTGATGGTGACGACCTACGTCGACCCGGCCGAGCTGCCGGCCGCGGCACACTTCGTGAAGACGTACAGGAAGCGCTTCGGGGTACGCACCGTCGAGCGCTTCGCGGTGGAGGCGTACGACGCGCTGCTCTTCGTCGCCCAGGGCATGCGCGAGCTGGGCAGCGTCGAGCCCGAGCGGGGCGCCATGGTGCGCAGGCTCCGCCAGACCACCCACAAGGGGCTCGCCAAGGCCATCGAGTTCGATCCGGTGACCAAGGAGTTCCGCTGGGTCAACGGCCTCTTCCTCCACCGGGTCCGGAACGGCACCCCGGACTTCCTCGGCCGCTACGACCGGGTGAAGGAGGCCTGA
- a CDS encoding class E sortase: protein MRVPDIRRVPVVHQQARRRRARYARLLWNGAEILVTLGVVLMLLVVHQLWWTNRQAREGAERKVQALQREWEGRAGDGESDPAGGGSVSDGGSTSPGDSDSDGDRDGSGAGSRSAPDSASAASSTPRPRWTQAYAILTIPRLDLRVPIAEGISKGNVLNKGYVGHYPGTAQPGRAGNFALAGHRNTHGEPFRYINRLRRGDRIEVETSTAVYTYVVDRTLAQTSAGDGGVIREVPRSTVRAGYGYTDPGYYLTLTTCTPEYTSKYRLVVWGKLGSMRPR, encoded by the coding sequence ATGCGAGTCCCCGACATCCGTCGAGTCCCCGTCGTCCATCAGCAGGCCCGGCGGCGGCGTGCCCGCTACGCCCGTCTCCTCTGGAACGGCGCCGAGATCCTCGTAACCCTCGGTGTCGTCCTCATGCTCCTCGTCGTCCACCAGCTGTGGTGGACGAATCGGCAGGCCCGGGAGGGCGCCGAGAGGAAGGTCCAAGCCCTGCAGCGGGAGTGGGAGGGGAGGGCCGGGGACGGGGAGAGCGATCCGGCGGGCGGCGGATCTGTCTCGGACGGTGGCTCCACCTCCCCCGGCGACAGCGACAGCGACGGTGACCGTGACGGTTCCGGCGCCGGCTCCCGGTCCGCGCCGGACTCCGCCTCCGCCGCCAGCTCCACCCCCCGCCCCCGCTGGACCCAGGCCTACGCCATCCTCACCATCCCCCGCCTCGACCTCCGCGTTCCGATCGCGGAAGGGATCAGTAAGGGGAACGTGCTCAACAAGGGGTACGTCGGCCACTACCCGGGGACCGCGCAGCCCGGGCGGGCCGGGAACTTCGCGCTCGCCGGGCATCGGAACACCCATGGCGAGCCGTTCCGGTACATCAACCGGCTGCGGAGGGGGGACCGGATCGAGGTCGAGACCAGTACCGCCGTCTATACGTACGTCGTCGACAGGACGCTGGCGCAGACCTCGGCGGGGGACGGCGGAGTGATCCGGGAGGTCCCTCGCAGCACGGTCAGAGCGGGGTACGGCTACACGGACCCCGGTTACTACCTCACGCTCACCACGTGCACTCCGGAGTACACGTCCAAGTACCGCCTGGTCGTCTGGGGGAAGCTCGGCTCCATGCGGCCGCGCTGA
- a CDS encoding DUF397 domain-containing protein, translating into MSIGPQLAPDHTWFKSSYSGGNTTECLEATYVPTGVLVRDSKRPEGPHVAISAEAWGSFLAVRLDQDN; encoded by the coding sequence ATGTCCATCGGCCCTCAGCTCGCTCCTGACCACACCTGGTTCAAGTCGTCGTACAGCGGCGGCAACACGACCGAGTGCTTGGAGGCTACCTACGTGCCGACCGGTGTGCTGGTACGGGACTCCAAGCGGCCGGAGGGGCCTCACGTAGCGATATCAGCAGAGGCGTGGGGCAGCTTCTTGGCTGTTCGGCTGGACCAGGACAACTGA
- a CDS encoding SEC-C metal-binding domain-containing protein: MRPDTSAEYVDHNAEAARLERTAGLYPEDAEHLLLQAAAHLELADDRPRATAFYDRLLSSETPLENPFLVRALKAANLWEYGHEAEAKAIIAGVRAASPRDPAPWVIVAESLESHDELEAAQQTFTEAATHLLTDVPEPPYATHPVLFGRHRVRRMLGLPHDNWDALADTLHSSPVSLDELHDPKRVWSLGSDNPAELEAEISRLRAELGTYREALSRPFPVAVLHWPAPELAELVSAYPSLAAEYPSHEEHLATIESSLRELAASGTPNLGIVTGTVPSYEAFAASEGASPGDASLLPQYATTLAARGRAEAWPPERGASCWCGSGRGYGECHGLT; encoded by the coding sequence ATGCGCCCCGACACGTCTGCCGAGTACGTCGACCACAACGCCGAAGCAGCACGCCTGGAGCGGACCGCCGGCCTCTACCCCGAGGACGCCGAGCACCTGCTGCTGCAGGCTGCGGCCCACCTCGAACTGGCCGACGACCGCCCGCGAGCCACCGCCTTCTACGACCGTCTCCTCTCCAGCGAGACCCCCCTGGAGAACCCATTCCTGGTACGGGCCCTGAAGGCGGCGAACCTCTGGGAGTACGGCCACGAGGCCGAGGCGAAGGCGATCATCGCGGGCGTCCGCGCGGCGTCACCCCGCGACCCGGCCCCCTGGGTGATCGTGGCCGAGTCCCTGGAGTCCCACGACGAGCTCGAAGCGGCACAGCAGACGTTCACAGAGGCGGCGACCCACCTCCTGACCGACGTCCCCGAACCCCCGTACGCGACCCACCCGGTCCTCTTCGGCCGCCACCGCGTACGCCGCATGCTGGGCCTCCCCCACGACAACTGGGACGCCCTCGCGGACACGCTCCACTCCTCCCCGGTCTCCCTGGACGAACTCCACGACCCCAAGCGCGTCTGGTCCCTGGGCTCCGACAACCCAGCGGAACTGGAGGCGGAGATCTCACGCCTACGGGCAGAGCTGGGCACGTATCGGGAGGCTCTGTCCCGTCCGTTCCCGGTGGCGGTACTGCACTGGCCGGCGCCGGAACTGGCGGAGCTGGTGTCGGCGTACCCGTCCCTGGCGGCGGAGTACCCGTCCCATGAGGAACACCTGGCGACGATAGAGAGCTCGCTGAGGGAGCTTGCGGCCTCGGGCACGCCGAACCTTGGCATCGTGACGGGCACGGTTCCTTCTTATGAGGCGTTCGCCGCCTCGGAGGGGGCTTCGCCCGGGGATGCGTCGCTGCTGCCGCAGTACGCGACGACTTTGGCGGCGAGGGGGAGGGCTGAGGCTTGGCCGCCGGAGCGGGGGGCGTCTTGTTGGTGTGGGTCGGGGCGGGGGTATGGGGAGTGCCACGGCCTGACGTAA
- a CDS encoding helix-turn-helix domain-containing protein, whose product MSVRTTTRRRQLGAMMRKLRAHKGLTLEEAGQLVGVSKATVSRYETQAGPVKWLVIDALCREYGATDAERRAVVGLAKDAKQQGWWNSFADSIPESMNLLLTLEDEAVREDHFSCVYVPGLLQTRGYSTALQQANEVRLEQAEIERLVDIRMKRQDILTRPRPPRLWAILDESVIRRVVGSPETMKEQLGRLLAANESTSITLQVLPFSKGAHSAALGSFVMIGGSEPALDVVYVDFHTGSLFLEKDEELERYRLAFEYLRAQALDMEASSSLIHRVRKEL is encoded by the coding sequence ATGTCAGTCCGAACCACGACCCGGCGCCGTCAGCTGGGCGCGATGATGCGCAAGCTGCGCGCCCACAAAGGGCTGACGCTTGAGGAGGCCGGGCAGCTCGTTGGCGTCTCCAAGGCCACCGTCAGCCGGTACGAGACCCAAGCCGGGCCGGTCAAGTGGCTGGTGATTGACGCACTCTGCCGCGAGTACGGAGCAACTGACGCCGAGCGCAGGGCAGTTGTCGGTCTTGCCAAGGACGCCAAGCAGCAGGGTTGGTGGAACTCCTTCGCCGACTCCATCCCCGAGAGCATGAACCTTCTGCTCACACTTGAGGATGAGGCTGTACGCGAGGATCACTTCTCATGCGTCTACGTTCCCGGGCTCCTGCAAACCCGCGGTTACAGCACAGCCCTGCAGCAGGCCAACGAAGTACGTCTGGAGCAGGCCGAGATCGAGCGGCTCGTGGACATCCGGATGAAGAGGCAAGACATCCTTACGAGGCCCAGGCCCCCGCGGTTGTGGGCGATCCTCGATGAGTCTGTGATCCGTCGCGTCGTTGGCTCGCCGGAGACCATGAAGGAGCAGCTCGGTCGGCTGCTTGCAGCGAACGAGTCCACGAGCATCACTCTCCAAGTACTTCCGTTCTCCAAAGGCGCCCATTCCGCGGCCCTCGGAAGCTTCGTGATGATCGGAGGCAGCGAACCTGCTCTCGACGTCGTGTATGTGGACTTCCACACCGGGTCGCTGTTCCTGGAGAAGGACGAAGAACTGGAGCGTTACAGACTTGCGTTCGAGTACCTTCGCGCACAAGCGTTGGACATGGAAGCTTCCTCATCCCTGATCCACCGCGTCCGCAAGGAGCTATGA
- a CDS encoding PIN-like domain-containing protein has product MVEPEADMSDPVLLQRFAAWLQPQPSVEDAERREFFQDGIIVLDTNVLLSLYEYTETSREEVLSALEQTAGRLWMPYQVGLEFVRGRRSTLESRKRALSDAASEVNKKLMAARKAIVEAKNLVCAQLEKYARAPEEIASLDELTKDSAVDKHLSVYREEFKRHLDMLKADHDLALNAADAVDPILPRVAKLYGEGVGQQPNDEVLRTRLEEATTFRFPNKIPPGFADSDKDTPLRSAGDFLLWEELIEHVSQLPQSSRRVLFVSNDTKEDWYESESGSRNSRPWPSLIDELKRRAGADLRIETQLNFYGGIREFLDAELAEDTYAEIVRVSGTFDGKIQDDGILVNAESAPQLAPPEGLALSALQSVELASSAVRVALESSSPSQWMFQWWLIGVTAQLGRRIPEEWEPSIDIAAASRSLEPPSPLWKPGTVLPPGEWLHRDSSWIAPWFMELLDATPQMDRAVLRRLAAQQAEKNRRSR; this is encoded by the coding sequence ATGGTCGAGCCGGAGGCGGATATGAGCGACCCGGTACTGCTGCAGCGGTTCGCAGCGTGGCTTCAGCCGCAGCCGTCGGTGGAGGATGCGGAACGCAGAGAGTTCTTCCAGGACGGGATCATCGTTCTCGACACGAACGTGCTCCTCAGCCTGTACGAGTACACAGAGACGTCCCGTGAAGAGGTCCTCTCGGCACTCGAGCAGACCGCGGGGCGGCTGTGGATGCCGTACCAGGTCGGTCTTGAGTTCGTACGCGGACGCCGCAGCACGCTCGAGTCGCGGAAGAGAGCACTCTCAGACGCTGCGTCAGAGGTCAACAAGAAGCTCATGGCCGCGCGCAAGGCAATCGTGGAAGCCAAAAATCTCGTGTGTGCCCAGCTTGAGAAGTACGCCCGCGCTCCGGAGGAGATAGCCAGTCTCGATGAACTGACCAAGGACTCGGCGGTTGACAAGCACCTGTCCGTCTACAGGGAAGAGTTCAAACGCCACCTGGACATGCTGAAGGCTGATCACGACCTGGCTTTGAATGCGGCCGATGCAGTGGATCCGATCCTGCCGCGCGTCGCGAAACTCTACGGGGAAGGCGTCGGCCAGCAGCCGAACGACGAAGTCCTCCGCACGCGCCTCGAGGAAGCCACCACCTTCCGGTTCCCGAACAAGATCCCGCCCGGGTTCGCAGACTCCGACAAGGACACACCGCTGAGGTCGGCTGGAGACTTCCTGCTCTGGGAAGAGCTGATCGAGCACGTTAGCCAGCTGCCCCAGTCCAGTCGCCGTGTGCTGTTCGTATCGAACGACACGAAAGAGGACTGGTACGAGTCTGAGTCCGGCTCGCGCAATTCACGTCCGTGGCCGAGTCTCATCGACGAGCTGAAGCGGAGGGCAGGCGCAGATCTGAGGATCGAGACCCAGCTGAACTTCTACGGCGGGATAAGGGAGTTTCTGGACGCCGAGCTCGCTGAGGACACCTACGCAGAGATTGTGCGGGTGTCTGGGACCTTCGACGGGAAGATCCAGGACGACGGGATACTCGTCAACGCGGAGTCTGCCCCCCAACTTGCTCCGCCGGAGGGGCTGGCGCTGTCCGCATTGCAGTCGGTGGAGCTTGCGTCCTCGGCCGTACGCGTTGCTCTTGAGTCGTCCTCCCCATCCCAGTGGATGTTCCAGTGGTGGCTCATCGGTGTGACGGCCCAGCTGGGGCGACGAATCCCCGAGGAATGGGAGCCCAGCATTGACATCGCAGCGGCATCGAGAAGCCTTGAGCCGCCGTCCCCGCTGTGGAAACCGGGTACAGTCCTGCCGCCGGGGGAGTGGCTCCACCGGGACTCGTCGTGGATCGCGCCGTGGTTCATGGAACTCCTGGACGCTACTCCGCAGATGGACCGCGCCGTACTGCGCAGACTCGCAGCACAGCAGGCAGAGAAGAACCGACGCTCCCGTTAG